In Geminocystis sp. NIES-3708, a single window of DNA contains:
- a CDS encoding TIGR01777 family oxidoreductase, whose product MKIAITGATGFVGTKLVEKLAQDNQIIILTRNIDKAKSVFFPAIYPNLEFIFYTPKELGSWQSKIDGCDAVINLAGAPIAERWSDTYKQEILDSRLLGTKMIVDAIAKSNQKPQVLINASAIGFYGTSETETYTENSPVGKDFLAKVCQGWEAEAEKVKEAGVRLVIFRFGIVLGNGGALAKMIPPFKIFAGGPIGDGKQWFSWIHREDVVEMIIQALKDSNINGTFNATAPHPVTMNQLCETLGDSLKRPSWLPVPSFALELLLGDGAKVVLEGQKVLPQKTTELMNYNFRYPNLKPALEQIITNEF is encoded by the coding sequence ATGAAAATAGCTATTACTGGTGCGACAGGTTTTGTTGGTACAAAATTAGTAGAAAAACTAGCCCAAGATAATCAGATTATTATCTTAACTCGTAATATTGATAAGGCTAAATCAGTTTTTTTCCCTGCCATTTATCCTAATTTAGAGTTTATTTTTTATACTCCCAAAGAATTAGGAAGTTGGCAAAGCAAAATAGATGGTTGTGATGCTGTTATTAATCTCGCTGGTGCTCCTATTGCCGAAAGATGGAGTGATACTTATAAGCAGGAAATCCTTGATAGTAGGCTGTTAGGCACAAAAATGATTGTAGATGCGATCGCAAAATCTAATCAAAAACCCCAAGTATTAATCAATGCTTCGGCTATTGGATTTTATGGTACAAGTGAAACAGAAACTTATACAGAAAATAGTCCTGTAGGAAAAGATTTTTTAGCAAAAGTATGCCAAGGGTGGGAAGCTGAAGCCGAAAAAGTAAAGGAAGCAGGGGTAAGATTAGTAATTTTTCGTTTTGGTATCGTTTTAGGAAATGGAGGGGCTTTAGCTAAAATGATACCACCTTTTAAGATCTTTGCGGGAGGTCCTATTGGTGATGGTAAACAGTGGTTTTCATGGATTCATCGAGAAGATGTAGTGGAGATGATCATTCAAGCCTTGAAAGACAGTAACATTAATGGTACTTTTAACGCCACTGCACCTCATCCCGTCACCATGAATCAATTATGTGAAACTTTAGGAGATAGTTTAAAACGTCCATCATGGCTACCTGTACCCAGTTTTGCCTTAGAATTACTGTTAGGTGATGGTGCTAAAGTAGTTTTAGAAGGACAAAAAGTGTTACCCCAAAAGACAACAGAATTGATGAATTATAATTTTCGTTACCCCAACCTTAAACCAGCATTAGAGCAAATTATCACTAATGAATTTTAG